Within Streptomyces antibioticus, the genomic segment GGCGGCAGTCCAGGCCGGGGGCGATCGGGTTCGGGGGGACGGTGGGGTCCACGGGTTCCACGAGAACGGTGCCGGTGCCCGGCGCGGGCGCCGACGGAGAGAGACGCAGCGTCTCCGACGCGGCGGGCGTCGCGGTGCTCGGCGCCTGCGCCGCCTGGTCGCTGGTCACCGCGGCCGTGCACGACGGACGCCCCGAGGGTGTGCTGCTCGCGGTGCTGGCCGTGACCGCCGGGTACGCCGCCGGACGGATCCTCGGCGTCCTGCTGCCGGTCGCCACCCCGGCCGCCGCCGCGCTGGGCGGGGTGGCGATGACCGTCGCGCTGCCCCGGCTCTCCCCCGGCCCCGAGTTCGCCTCCCCGCTGGGACACGCGGGCGCCACGGCGGCGGTGCTCACCCTGTCGGCCGGCGCCGCGTGCTGCGCCGCCTGGGCCACGCCCGTCCCCGCGCTACGGCATCTGCTGCGCCTGCTGGCCGCGGGGATCGTGTTCTGGGCGGCCGCCCGGGGCGCGACCACCGCCGTCGTCCTGTGCGGTGCCGTCCTGCTGTGCTCGGTGGCCGTGGGCCAGGCCCGGCGCCGCGGCCCCGTCCTCGTGGGCCTCGCCCTGTCGGCGGCGCTCGTGACGGGCCTGACCTGGGCGGTCGCCGGGAGGGTCCTGCCCGCGGGGCTCACCGGGGCGCTGGAGGACGAGCTGACTGCGCGCCGGGTCGACCTGTGGCGCGACGCGCTGACCCTGGCGCACGGGGACGCGGGCGTGGGCGTGGGTCCGGGCCGTTTCGGGGAGCTGAGCGCGACGGCGGCGCAGTCCCCGCTGTCCGACGGCAAGCCGCACTCGGCGCCGCTCCAGTTGGCGGCGGAGCAGGGTGTCGTCGGGGTGCTGCTGCTCGCGGCGGCCTTCTGCTGGGTGCTGTTCGCGCTCTGGCGGGCGCCGCGCCCCACGCCGGTCGTCCTCACCACGGCCGCCACGCTCACCGCGCTCGCGGCACTGGCCGCGGTCGGCAACGCGCTGAGCTTCACCACGGTGTCGGTCGGCGCGGGTCTCCTGGCGGGCCTGGCGACGGCCCGCCCCCTCACCGCCGTACCGCCACCCGTGTCACCACCGGTCCCCGCCCCGCGCATCCCGTAGGGGTCAGCGCGCGGCCCCCGGTGACGTCTCCGTGCCGGTCCCCGTGCCCGTCCCGGTCCGCAGCCTCGCCTTGATGGCGACCACGGCGGCCTCCGCGTCGTCCACGGTGATCGTGAAGGTGTGCCCGTCCCACAGGCGCAGGACCACGCCCTCGCCGCGCCGTACGACGACGGCGGTGCCCTTCTCCGGGCGCCAGCGGTAGCCCCAGCCGCCCCAGTGACGCGGGGTGACGAGCGGTTCGAACTCGGCGCCGGCGACATGGGACAGCGGGATACGGCGGCGCGGGAGTCCGATGTGGCCGCAGCGCACCTCGACGGACTCCTTGTCGAGTCTGAGGTCGACATGGACGAAGGCGAGGGTGCCGAAGAGGACCAGGAGCCCGGCGGCGATGCAGCCGACGACGGACATGACGAGCGGGGCGCTGCCGGACGTCCAGGCGGAGTCGACGGCCAGCAGGATCCCGAGTGCCACACACGCGGCACCGACCAGCGCGAGCGCCCACTGGAGCCGGTTGGTGGCGCGGCCGGTCCAGACATCGGGGTGCGGGGTGTCCCCGCCGTGGGGGTGGTCCCTCATGTTTATGAGATTACTCAGGTTTCGCTGCGCGGGTAGCGCGTCGCACAGGGTCACTGGGCCGGCCGGGGGTGCGGACGGCCGGATCCCGTCACGCTCGGCCCCGCCCGGTCACTGGGCCTGGGTGACCGCCTGGAGCAGCCGGCCCTCGGCGTACGTCAGCGCGGCCGCCGGCAGGGCGGACTCCCGGCCGTTGAGCAGCACCGTCACGCTGCCGACGGCGGGCGCCTCGGGCGCGGGGTGCGAGCCGATGCGGCGCAGCGCCTGCGCGGCCACGGCGCCGGCCGAGCCGTGCAGCACGAGCGGCGGCCGGCCGGGGTGGTGGAGGGCGGCGCGGATGCGGTCGGCGACGAGTTCGTAGTGGGTGCAGCCCAGGACGACGGTCGTGACGTCGTCGGGGGTGAGGGCGGCGGCCGCGGCGACGGCACCGGCGATCGCCGGCTCGTCCGCGTGTTCGACGGCCTCGGCCAGGCCCCAGCAGGGCACCTCGGTGACGTCGACTCCGGCGGCGAAGTCGTCGATGAGTCCGCGCTGGTAGGGGCTGCCGGTGGTGGCGGGGGTCGCCCAGATGGCGACGGGTCCGCCGCCGGCCGCGGCCGGTTTGATCGCGGGGACGGTGCCGATCACGGGAACGTCCGGTTCCAGGTGGGTCCGCAGGGCGGGCAGCGCGTGCACGGTCGCGGTGTTGCAGCCGACGATCAGGGCGTCCGGCCGGTACGCGGCGGCGGCCTCGGCAACGGCCAGGGCGCGGCCGGTGAGGTCCTCGGGGGTGCGCGGGCCCCAGGGCATGCCCTCGGGGTCGAGGGAGAGCACGAGATCGGCGTCGGGCCGCAGACGCCGTACCGCGGCGGTGGCCGCCAGCAGCCCGATTCCGGAGTCCATGAGCGCGATCTTCACCCGGCCACCATAGACGATGTGGCCCTGCCGCCCGCCGGGGTGGGGCAGACTGCGCGGGGTGAGCGCCCTCGTGTGGATCTCCGCCGCGTCGCTGGCGGCCTGGCTGTGGCTGTTGCTCTGTCAGGGCTTCTTCTGGCGTACCGATGTCAGGCTGCCGCCCCGCCGGGACCCCGAGGCATGGCCGCCCGTCTGTGTCGTGGTCCCCGCGCGCGACGAGGCCGAGGTGCTGCCCGCGAGCCTGCCGTCGCTGCTCGCGCAGGAGTATCCGGGGCGGGCGGAGGTCTTCCTCGTCGACGACGGCAGCACGGACGGCACCGGGGACCTGGCCCGCGCCCTCGCGGAGCGGACCGACGGGCTGCCGCTGACCGTGACCTCACCCGGGGAACCGCCTGCCGACTGGACCGGGAAGCTGTGGGCGGTGCGGCACGGCATCGCCCTGGCACGCGCGCGTGAGCCCGAGTACCTGCTGCTGACCGACGCCGACATCGCGCACGCGCCGGACAGTCTGCGCACGCTGGTGGCGGCCGCGCGCACCGGCGGCTTCGACGCCGTCTCCCAGATGGCGCGGCTGCGGGTCGCGAGCGGCTGGGAGCGGCTGGTCGTACCGGCCTTCGTCTACTTCTTCGCGCAGCTCTATCCGTTCCGCCGGATCGGGCGGCGCGGCACGCGTACGGCGGCCGCGGCGGGCGGGTGCGTCCTGCTGCGGGCGGAGGCGGCGGAGCGGGCGCGGATCCCGGAGGCGATCCGGCACGCCGTCATCGACGACGTGGCGCTGGCCCGCGCGGTGAAGGGGAGCGGCGGGCGCATCTGGCTGGGGCTGGCCGACCGGGTGGACAGTGTGCGTCCCTATCCCCGGCTGCACGACCTGTGGCGGATGGTCGCGCGCAGCGCCTACGCCCAGCTCCGGCACAATCCGCTGCTGCTGGCCGGCACGGTCGCCGGGCTCGCGCTGGTGTACCTGGTCCCGCCGTTCGCGGTGGTGGCGGGACTGGTCGCGGGCGACACGGCGGCGGCGGTGCTCGGTGCTCTGGCGTGGCTGGTGATGAGCGGGACGTATCT encodes:
- a CDS encoding O-antigen ligase family protein; the protein is MPGAGADGERRSVSDAAGVAVLGACAAWSLVTAAVHDGRPEGVLLAVLAVTAGYAAGRILGVLLPVATPAAAALGGVAMTVALPRLSPGPEFASPLGHAGATAAVLTLSAGAACCAAWATPVPALRHLLRLLAAGIVFWAAARGATTAVVLCGAVLLCSVAVGQARRRGPVLVGLALSAALVTGLTWAVAGRVLPAGLTGALEDELTARRVDLWRDALTLAHGDAGVGVGPGRFGELSATAAQSPLSDGKPHSAPLQLAAEQGVVGVLLLAAAFCWVLFALWRAPRPTPVVLTTAATLTALAALAAVGNALSFTTVSVGAGLLAGLATARPLTAVPPPVSPPVPAPRIP
- a CDS encoding glutamate racemase codes for the protein MKIALMDSGIGLLAATAAVRRLRPDADLVLSLDPEGMPWGPRTPEDLTGRALAVAEAAAAYRPDALIVGCNTATVHALPALRTHLEPDVPVIGTVPAIKPAAAGGGPVAIWATPATTGSPYQRGLIDDFAAGVDVTEVPCWGLAEAVEHADEPAIAGAVAAAAALTPDDVTTVVLGCTHYELVADRIRAALHHPGRPPLVLHGSAGAVAAQALRRIGSHPAPEAPAVGSVTVLLNGRESALPAAALTYAEGRLLQAVTQAQ
- a CDS encoding glycosyltransferase → MWPCRPPGWGRLRGVSALVWISAASLAAWLWLLLCQGFFWRTDVRLPPRRDPEAWPPVCVVVPARDEAEVLPASLPSLLAQEYPGRAEVFLVDDGSTDGTGDLARALAERTDGLPLTVTSPGEPPADWTGKLWAVRHGIALARAREPEYLLLTDADIAHAPDSLRTLVAAARTGGFDAVSQMARLRVASGWERLVVPAFVYFFAQLYPFRRIGRRGTRTAAAAGGCVLLRAEAAERARIPEAIRHAVIDDVALARAVKGSGGRIWLGLADRVDSVRPYPRLHDLWRMVARSAYAQLRHNPLLLAGTVAGLALVYLVPPFAVVAGLVAGDTAAAVLGALAWLVMSGTYLPMLHYYRQPPWLAPLLPFTAFLYLLMTVDSAVLHHRGRGAAWKGRTYARPDALTEEG